The Mycobacterium paragordonae genome includes a region encoding these proteins:
- a CDS encoding aldehyde dehydrogenase: MTTIKNDPTTKSDTTEYDKLFIGGKWTEPATAEVIEVHCPATGEYVGKVPLATAADVDAAVAAARAAFDSGPWPTTPPKERAAVIAKAQQLLEERKELFAKLLADETGQPPMTIETMHWMGSMGAMSFFAGPAADQVKWREIRNGSYGQTIVHREPIGVVGAIVAWNVPLFLAINKLGPALLAGCTVVLKPAAETPLTANALAEVFADAGLPEGVLSVVPGGIETGQALTSNPDVDLFTFTGSSAVGKEIGKRAADMLKPCTLELGGKSAAIVLEDVDLASAVPMMVFSGIMNTGQACVGQTRILAPRSRYDEIVDAVSAFVQALPVGPPSDPNAQIGSLISEKQRARVESYIAKGKEEGARVVCGGGRPEGLDNGFFVQPTVFADVDNKMTIAQEEIFGPVLSIIPYDTEEDAIKIANDSVYGLAGSVWTTNVPKGIEISEKIRTGTYAINWYAFDPCCPFGGYKNSGIGRENGPEGVEHFTQQKSVLMPMGYTVE, encoded by the coding sequence ATGACGACGATTAAGAACGACCCGACGACCAAGAGCGACACGACCGAATACGACAAGCTGTTCATCGGCGGCAAATGGACGGAGCCGGCGACCGCCGAGGTCATCGAGGTGCACTGTCCGGCCACCGGCGAATACGTCGGCAAGGTGCCGCTGGCGACGGCGGCCGACGTCGACGCCGCGGTCGCCGCGGCCCGCGCCGCATTCGACAGCGGGCCGTGGCCCACGACTCCCCCCAAGGAACGCGCGGCCGTCATCGCCAAGGCTCAGCAACTGCTCGAAGAGCGCAAGGAGCTCTTCGCCAAGCTGCTCGCCGATGAGACCGGGCAGCCGCCGATGACCATCGAAACCATGCACTGGATGGGGTCGATGGGGGCGATGAGCTTCTTCGCCGGGCCGGCGGCCGACCAGGTCAAGTGGCGCGAGATCCGCAACGGCTCCTACGGCCAGACCATCGTGCACCGGGAGCCGATCGGCGTGGTGGGCGCGATCGTGGCCTGGAACGTGCCGCTGTTCCTGGCGATCAACAAGCTGGGGCCCGCGCTGTTGGCCGGCTGCACGGTGGTGCTCAAGCCCGCGGCCGAAACACCTTTGACCGCAAACGCTTTGGCCGAGGTATTCGCCGACGCCGGCCTGCCCGAAGGGGTGTTGTCGGTGGTGCCCGGCGGCATCGAGACCGGGCAGGCACTGACCTCCAACCCCGACGTCGACCTGTTCACCTTCACCGGCAGCTCCGCGGTCGGAAAGGAAATCGGCAAGCGCGCCGCGGACATGCTCAAGCCGTGCACCCTGGAGTTGGGCGGCAAGTCGGCGGCGATCGTGCTCGAGGACGTCGACCTGGCCTCGGCGGTTCCGATGATGGTGTTCTCCGGGATCATGAACACCGGGCAGGCGTGCGTCGGGCAGACCCGCATCCTCGCGCCGCGCTCCCGGTACGACGAAATCGTAGACGCCGTAAGCGCTTTCGTGCAGGCGCTGCCGGTAGGACCGCCGTCGGACCCGAACGCCCAGATCGGGTCGCTGATCTCGGAGAAGCAGCGTGCCCGGGTCGAGAGCTACATCGCCAAAGGCAAAGAGGAAGGCGCCCGGGTGGTGTGCGGCGGCGGACGGCCCGAGGGACTGGACAACGGATTCTTCGTGCAGCCCACGGTGTTCGCCGACGTCGACAACAAGATGACGATCGCGCAGGAGGAGATCTTCGGCCCGGTGCTGAGCATCATCCCCTACGACACCGAGGAGGACGCGATCAAGATCGCCAACGACTCGGTGTACGGATTGGCCGGCAGCGTGTGGACGACCAACGTGCCCAAGGGAATTGAGATCTCCGAGAAGATCCGCACCGGAACGTACGCGATCAACTGGTATGCGTTCGACCCCTGCTGCCCGTTCGGCGGCTAC
- a CDS encoding class I SAM-dependent methyltransferase — translation MARPVQPTKLFARRATLRRSVRLLSEFRYEQPDPARFYGALAADTASMVGDLWRGLRGGPPVRRTLLDVGGGPGYFASAFTDAGLRYIGVEPDSGEMHAAGPCVTGASGALVRASGMALPFADDSVDICLSSNVAEHVPRPWQLGNEMLRVTKPGGLVVLSYTVWLGPFGGHEMGLTHYLGGTRAAALYERRHGHVAKNNYGSSLFAVSAADGLDWARATGCAVATFPRYHPRWAWWVTSVPVLREFAVSNLVLVLSPP, via the coding sequence GTGGCCCGTCCTGTCCAGCCGACCAAGCTGTTCGCGCGACGGGCGACCCTGCGCCGGTCGGTTCGGCTGCTGTCGGAGTTCCGCTACGAGCAACCCGATCCTGCGCGGTTCTACGGGGCGCTGGCCGCCGACACCGCATCGATGGTGGGCGATCTGTGGCGGGGGTTGCGCGGCGGTCCCCCGGTCCGGCGCACCCTGCTCGATGTGGGCGGCGGGCCCGGATACTTCGCGTCGGCGTTCACCGACGCCGGGCTCCGCTACATCGGCGTCGAGCCCGACTCCGGCGAGATGCATGCGGCCGGGCCCTGCGTCACAGGCGCATCGGGCGCGTTGGTGCGGGCGTCGGGCATGGCTCTTCCGTTCGCCGACGACTCCGTCGACATCTGCCTGTCGTCCAACGTCGCCGAGCACGTACCCCGCCCGTGGCAACTGGGCAATGAGATGTTGCGGGTGACCAAGCCGGGCGGGCTGGTCGTGCTGTCCTACACCGTCTGGCTGGGTCCGTTCGGCGGGCACGAGATGGGCCTGACGCATTACCTCGGCGGCACCCGGGCCGCCGCGCTGTACGAACGCAGACACGGCCATGTAGCCAAGAACAACTACGGCTCGTCGTTGTTCGCGGTGTCCGCCGCGGACGGCTTGGACTGGGCCCGCGCCACGGGGTGCGCCGTCGCGACTTTCCCTCGGTACCACCCGCGCTGGGCCTGGTGGGTGACCTCGGTGCCGGTGCTGCGCGAGTTCGCGGTGAGCAATCTGGTGCTGGTCCTGTCGCCCCCATAA
- a CDS encoding lipoprotein LpqH, with protein sequence MATTIRRRHRLAAAVAGAAALTTSLTGCSHTSFSPTLSGPTVTYTGGAIAETNDAKVVVDGQEHTIDGQIACIALDGGETMIAIGKEPIAVKITLTVNRELPRVRMVILQNLVGYTLFVMDPPQKGEASASKDGKRYIVGGTSWGLNTDSDDVKKPFRIQFTCP encoded by the coding sequence ATGGCGACAACCATCCGGCGCCGACACCGTCTAGCCGCCGCTGTTGCCGGCGCGGCCGCGCTGACCACGAGCCTCACCGGGTGCAGCCACACCAGTTTCTCCCCCACCCTCAGCGGACCCACCGTCACCTACACGGGCGGCGCGATAGCCGAGACCAACGACGCCAAAGTGGTTGTCGACGGCCAGGAACACACCATTGACGGGCAGATCGCCTGCATCGCGCTGGACGGAGGCGAGACGATGATCGCCATCGGCAAAGAACCGATCGCCGTCAAGATCACGCTGACCGTCAACCGCGAATTGCCCCGGGTACGAATGGTCATTCTGCAGAACCTGGTCGGCTACACCCTTTTCGTCATGGATCCGCCGCAAAAGGGCGAGGCATCGGCGAGCAAGGACGGCAAGCGTTACATCGTCGGTGGCACCTCGTGGGGTCTCAACACCGACAGCGACGACGTGAAGAAGCCGTTCCGAATCCAGTTCACCTGCCCCTGA
- a CDS encoding WhiB family transcriptional regulator, producing the protein MAPASRAAGADEPDWRLRAVCRSSDAELLFVAGAMQRQAASICRQCPGKWECAADALDNRFEYGVWGGLTERQRRSLLKTYPHVESWAAVLAEQHARRQNGRARRWRQPSGADTV; encoded by the coding sequence ATCGCGCCGGCCTCCCGGGCCGCGGGGGCAGACGAACCCGATTGGCGCTTGCGGGCGGTCTGCAGGTCCAGCGATGCCGAACTGCTGTTCGTCGCCGGGGCGATGCAACGCCAAGCGGCGTCGATTTGCCGACAGTGCCCGGGCAAGTGGGAATGTGCGGCCGATGCGCTCGACAACAGGTTCGAGTACGGCGTCTGGGGCGGCTTGACCGAGCGTCAGCGCAGGTCCCTGCTCAAGACATACCCGCACGTGGAATCCTGGGCCGCCGTGCTCGCCGAACAACACGCTCGCAGACAGAACGGAAGGGCTCGACGATGGCGACAACCATCCGGCGCCGACACCGTCTAG